The Parus major isolate Abel chromosome 5, Parus_major1.1, whole genome shotgun sequence genome contains a region encoding:
- the DNAL1 gene encoding dynein light chain 1, axonemal, translated as MAKATTIKEALARWEEKSGQKASEAKEVKLYGQVPPVEKMDGALSALVNCEKLSLSTNCIDRIANLNNLKNLRILSLGRNNIKNLNGLEAVAETLEELWISYNLIEKLRGIRVMKKLKVLYMSNNLVKDWAEFVRLAELPVLEELVFVGNPLQEKFAADQNSWIEEATKRVPKLKKLDGTLVVKGEEEEGAEGAEGAEGGN; from the exons ATG GCAAAAGCAACGACCATAAAAGAAGCTCTAGCCAGATGG gaaGAGAAAAGTGGCCAGAAGGCTTCAGAGGCAAAGGAAGTGAAACTGTATGGACAGGTTCCTCCTGTGGAAAAGATGGATGGCGCTCTCTCTGCTCTTGTTAACTGCGA gaaactgTCGCTGTCTACAAATTGCATTGATAGAATCGCCAACTTGAACAACCTAA aaaatttgAGGATACTGTCTTTGGGAAGAAATAACATAAAGAACTTGAATGGATTG GAGGCAGTTGCTGAAACTTTAGAGGAGCTGTGGATCTCATACAACTTAATTGAGAAACTGAGGGGTATCCGTGTAATGAAGAAACTGAAGGTTCTTTATATGTCAAATAATTTGGTGAAAGACTGGG CAGAGTTTGTGAgactggcagagctgccagtaCTAGAGGAGCTGGTGTTTGTAGGAAATCCACTACAAGAGAAATTTGCTGCTGATCAGAACAGCTGGATTGAAGAAGCAACCAAACGGGTACCCAAGCTGAAAAAGCTGGATG gtACCTTAGTTGTtaaaggagaagaggaagaaggggcagaaggagcagaaggagcagaaggaggAAACTGA
- the LOC107205488 gene encoding acyl-coenzyme A thioesterase 5-like, with product MWRTLAAAAAPARALLRTSPARRAASLAVSPAAGPADERVETRVAGLSPGQPVTLRAVVADDRGCLFQSCAHYRANGRGELHLGTDASHGGDYTGVEPMGLFWSLAPAAMERPYQRLVPLNIDAPMKVEVLVHQGHSPPGAMPGPVVAKAEVQRWFMAPGVRRIRLKEGVVRGSLFLPPGDGPFPGVIDMYGDEGGLIEFRSSLLATHGFAALSLPYFDFEDLPRFMKELKLEYFEEAARFLRRHPKVKGPGVGVIGTGKGAELALSMITFLPEVVAAVSVSGCSSNTVADLHYGEMTLPGLRFDMKKVNVSQSGIFDIFEALDDPTNPATSSSAIPIEKAEGHFLLVVGEGDRIWKSSLYAELAIRRLRQHGKENFKLLSYPGAGHRIDPSFTPFCRVAMDRVLGVPVLGGGESKAHAHAQEHSWGKIQEFLHLHLG from the exons ATGTGGAGAACGCTggctgccgccgccgccccggcgCGGGCCCTGCTGCGCACCTCTCCGGCCCGGCGGGCCGCCAGCCTGGCCGTGTCCCCCGCCGCCGGCCCGGCGGACGAGCGGGTAGAGACGCGGGTGGCGGGGCTGAGCCCGGGGCAGCCGGTGACCCTGCGGGCGGTGGTGGCCGATGACCGCGGCTGCCTCTTCCAGTCGTGCGCGCACTACCGGGCGAACGGCCGCGGGGAGCTGCACCTGGGCACGGACGCCTCCCACGGTGGCGACTACACCGGCGTGGAGCCCATGGGGCTCTTTTGGAGCCTCGCCCCCGCCGCCATGGAGCGGCCGTACCAGCGGCTCGTTCCCCTCAACATCGACGCCCCGATGAAGGTGGAGGTGTTGGTCCACCAGGGCCACAGCCCGCCCGGCGCCATGCCCGGGCCCGTGGTGGCCAAGGCCGAGGTGCAGAGATGGTTCATGGCCCCCGGCGTGCGGAGGATCCGGCTGAAGGAAGGAGTCGTAAGGGGCTCCCTTTTCCTGCCGCCGG GGGATGGTCCCTTTCCAGGAGTGATTGACATGTATGGTGATGAAGGAGGCTTGATTGAATTCAGATCCAGTCTCCTGGCTACCCatggttttgctgctctttctctgcCATATTTTGACTTTGAAGATCTTCCTAGGTTcatgaaagaattaaaacttgAGTACTTTGAGGAGGCAGCAAGATTCCTACGGCGTCACCCAAAG GTGAAAGGACCAGGAGTTGGAGTGATTGGGACTGGGAAGGGGGCAGAATTAGCACTCTCCATGATCACCTTCCTGCCAGAAGTAGTGGCTGCTGTCTCCGTCTCTGGCTGTAGTTCAAACACGGTTGCAGACCTCCATTATGGTGAGATGACTCTGCCTGGGCTGCGTTTTGATATGAAGAAAGTCAATGTCTCTCAGTCTGGTATATTTGACATTTTTGAAGCTCTGGATGACCCAACAAATCCTGCTACTTCTTCTAGTGCGATCCCCATTGAAAAAGCAGAAGGTCACTTTCTCTTAGTGGTAGGGGAAGGTGATCGGATCTGGAAGAGCTCCTTATATGCTGAGTTGGCAATCAGGCGTCTACGCCAGCATGGGAAAGAGAACTTTAAACTCCTCAGTTATCCAGGAGCAGGTCACAGAATTGATCCTTCTTTTACTCCATTTTGTCGGGTAGCTATGGATCGTGTTTTGGGGGTGCCTGTTCTGGGGGGTGGAGAGAGCAAAGCACATGCCCATGCACAGGAACACTCCTGGGGAAAGATTCAGGAGTTTCTGCACTTGCATTTGGGATGA